The uncultured Desulfobulbus sp. genome window below encodes:
- a CDS encoding HyaD/HybD family hydrogenase maturation endopeptidase — protein MEEQKKSIGIMGLGNLLLGDEGFGIHCIQYLEEHYQLPQNVEVIDGGTGGILLAPFIEEHDELWVIDVVDLEDEPGSVHYFTDVDVRSGDIQTRMSPHQIGMLDILDICRIRGKVPQRVHFIAVVPQSLDAGMELTPLLQGRIQDVLQILADKLGEEVPFTPMPYAQAA, from the coding sequence ATGGAAGAGCAAAAAAAATCGATTGGCATCATGGGGCTGGGGAACCTGCTTTTAGGCGATGAAGGCTTTGGTATTCACTGCATTCAGTATCTGGAAGAGCATTACCAGCTGCCCCAAAATGTCGAGGTGATCGATGGCGGAACCGGTGGGATTCTGCTGGCTCCTTTCATTGAGGAGCATGATGAACTCTGGGTAATCGATGTGGTCGATCTGGAGGATGAGCCTGGCTCGGTGCACTATTTTACCGATGTTGATGTGCGGTCCGGTGATATTCAGACCCGCATGTCGCCTCACCAGATTGGGATGCTCGACATTCTCGATATCTGCCGTATTCGTGGCAAAGTCCCCCAGCGGGTCCATTTTATCGCTGTGGTTCCCCAGAGCCTGGATGCGGGTATGGAATTAACCCCGCTTCTTCAGGGGCGTATTCAAGATGTGTTGCAGATTCTGGCCGATAAATTAGGTGAGGAAGTTCCCTTTACTCCTATGCCGTATGCACAGGCCGCATGA
- a CDS encoding PEP-CTERM sorting domain-containing protein: MNVKNCMYALLALFFIQSFHIAHAFPIAAAGTEGLSIFVSGTEDIIATYEGNSASYSNDLYLVVDGGSDFFIFNNHSSAVGSTVNLGSFAIGTELIFYIHVNNTGYDFYTGAATSNPDSNVHARVEEDWKTDTTLVSFEDLYNGPFAYNDLSFSFTNTCSTEPEPPPAVPEPATMALFGLGIAGIAGFNRKRQQS, encoded by the coding sequence ATGAACGTAAAAAATTGTATGTATGCTTTGCTTGCTTTGTTCTTCATCCAATCTTTTCATATAGCCCATGCCTTCCCCATTGCAGCAGCAGGCACAGAGGGGTTATCAATTTTCGTGTCAGGAACAGAGGATATTATCGCGACGTACGAGGGAAACTCCGCTTCGTACAGCAATGATCTCTATCTTGTTGTTGACGGAGGATCTGACTTCTTTATCTTCAACAACCACTCCAGTGCAGTGGGCAGCACAGTCAACCTGGGATCATTTGCCATTGGCACCGAACTGATCTTCTATATTCATGTCAATAACACAGGATATGATTTCTACACAGGGGCAGCAACGAGTAATCCCGACAGCAATGTACATGCCCGGGTTGAGGAGGACTGGAAAACGGACACGACCTTGGTCAGCTTTGAAGATCTGTACAATGGCCCGTTTGCCTATAACGACCTGAGTTTTTCGTTTACGAACACCTGTTCAACAGAACCAGAGCCACCCCCAGCTGTTCCCGAGCCGGCAACCATGGCACTCTTCGGCCTGGGCATTGCGGGAATTGCAGGTTTCAACAGAAAACGCCAGCAGTCATAA
- a CDS encoding type II toxin-antitoxin system RelE/ParE family toxin, with the protein MNIFAIQKTNQGTEFESFLDQVSEKLASAICKKMVGFAELGAVYSSNSLKILNPRIWGYKGTIYKLRVDCGKESARVLFAKNEDNDLVLLHGFLKRTRKTPRKDAMIAMQNLERLRQQVALAPLPIAQYT; encoded by the coding sequence ATGAACATCTTTGCAATCCAGAAAACAAATCAGGGGACAGAGTTTGAATCCTTTCTGGATCAGGTGTCAGAGAAACTTGCGAGTGCAATCTGTAAAAAGATGGTGGGCTTTGCCGAGCTGGGTGCGGTCTATTCCAGTAACAGTCTTAAAATTCTCAATCCCCGTATCTGGGGCTATAAGGGGACCATCTACAAGCTACGGGTGGACTGCGGCAAGGAGTCGGCTCGAGTGCTCTTTGCCAAAAACGAAGACAATGATCTGGTCCTGCTCCACGGGTTTCTCAAACGAACCCGGAAGACTCCGCGTAAGGATGCCATGATCGCCATGCAGAATTTGGAGCGATTACGTCAACAAGTCGCACTGGCTCCATTGCCCATCGCACAATATACCTGA
- a CDS encoding nucleoside deaminase — translation MPTPLPHFTLDLPAWATQELAQLPSHIQTVEDRMRAVLNFARLNTEHQSGGPFAAGVFERDTGKLIVIGVNRVVPLNCSSAHAEITALTIAQQILGTYDLGGPGIPAHQLVVNWSPCAMCFGAVLWSGIRSLVIAGSDQEMMDITGFDEGPLPDNWRQELANRGISFEEGVLREEALDGFRAFAATNPEVYNGRQGA, via the coding sequence ATGCCTACTCCCCTCCCCCACTTCACTCTGGATCTACCTGCATGGGCCACGCAGGAACTGGCGCAGCTCCCCTCGCATATACAGACTGTTGAGGATCGCATGCGGGCTGTACTCAACTTTGCCCGCCTCAACACCGAGCACCAAAGCGGAGGCCCCTTTGCCGCAGGCGTTTTTGAGCGCGACACGGGCAAACTGATCGTGATCGGCGTCAACCGGGTCGTGCCACTCAACTGCTCGTCTGCCCATGCCGAGATAACAGCCCTCACCATCGCCCAGCAGATACTTGGGACCTACGATCTCGGTGGCCCGGGAATACCGGCCCATCAGCTGGTGGTCAACTGGAGTCCCTGCGCCATGTGCTTTGGTGCGGTTCTCTGGTCAGGGATTCGTTCTCTGGTGATTGCTGGTTCGGATCAGGAAATGATGGACATCACCGGCTTTGACGAGGGACCGCTTCCGGACAACTGGCGGCAGGAACTTGCCAATCGAGGGATCAGCTTTGAAGAAGGGGTACTGCGGGAAGAAGCCTTAGACGGTTTTCGCGCTTTTGCAGCGACGAATCCTGAGGTCTATAATGGACGGCAGGGTGCGTAA
- a CDS encoding serine hydrolase domain-containing protein, whose amino-acid sequence MLRQIVSFLGIALVFCVLLPFTPAAVAKMEGDASLGLRLDQVLTQAVTSQRIVGAVVIVLQDGKTMYHKGFGYADREGGIVMQTDHIFRFASLSKPIVTVALLRLAEAGKLNLNDPVTKFIPDFKPRLSDGTSPNITLHQLLTHTAGLSSDFSLQSVNTTTESLSNQVSEAEEELNRIRAAGLAYFPGKGWGYSLAIDVLGVVLERATGMSLEEVVREWGTKPAGMEDTGFFPKDLSRLTVPYADGTPPVRMKDPHLVPFGENNGIVFSPGRILNRTMSPIAGSGMSGTAADMAHLLEVIRTGGGNLLPPSVAQSLMTNHTGRFYVLAGPGWGFGYGGAVLLDPERAKTPQSVGTWSWGGVWGHSWFVDPQLKLVVVALTNTALEGVSGRFPLEIRDAVYGRSQTQEHSVKQEL is encoded by the coding sequence ATGTTGAGACAGATTGTATCGTTTTTGGGGATTGCACTCGTTTTCTGTGTGCTGCTCCCTTTTACACCTGCCGCTGTGGCGAAAATGGAGGGGGATGCTTCCCTGGGATTGCGTCTCGATCAGGTGTTGACCCAGGCTGTCACCTCCCAGCGTATAGTCGGGGCGGTGGTCATTGTTTTGCAAGACGGAAAAACAATGTATCATAAGGGCTTTGGCTATGCTGACCGTGAAGGCGGCATCGTGATGCAAACGGATCATATATTTCGTTTTGCCTCTCTTTCCAAGCCCATCGTCACCGTTGCCCTGCTTCGTTTGGCTGAGGCGGGCAAACTCAACCTGAATGATCCTGTAACCAAGTTTATTCCGGACTTCAAACCCAGACTGAGTGATGGGACAAGCCCAAACATTACCCTTCACCAGCTGCTGACCCATACAGCCGGTCTTTCTTCGGACTTCTCGCTGCAAAGTGTTAACACCACGACGGAAAGTTTATCCAACCAGGTTTCCGAGGCGGAAGAAGAACTCAACCGCATTCGTGCTGCCGGTCTGGCCTATTTTCCAGGAAAAGGCTGGGGCTATTCCCTGGCAATTGATGTGCTTGGGGTTGTTCTGGAGCGGGCGACGGGGATGTCACTGGAGGAGGTCGTACGGGAGTGGGGAACCAAGCCCGCCGGCATGGAAGATACCGGGTTTTTTCCCAAGGATCTCAGCCGCCTCACTGTCCCTTATGCGGATGGCACTCCGCCGGTGCGTATGAAAGATCCCCATCTTGTTCCGTTTGGTGAAAATAACGGTATTGTCTTTTCACCGGGGAGGATCCTTAACCGTACCATGTCACCCATCGCCGGTAGCGGCATGAGCGGGACTGCCGCCGATATGGCACACCTGCTTGAAGTGATTCGGACAGGAGGAGGGAATCTCTTACCCCCCTCGGTGGCACAGTCGCTCATGACTAACCATACGGGGCGCTTCTATGTCCTTGCCGGTCCTGGCTGGGGATTTGGTTACGGCGGTGCCGTCCTGCTCGATCCTGAACGCGCCAAGACCCCGCAGTCGGTTGGTACCTGGAGTTGGGGGGGAGTTTGGGGGCACTCCTGGTTTGTTGATCCTCAGTTGAAATTGGTGGTGGTAGCCCTGACCAATACCGCCCTCGAAGGGGTCTCCGGTCGTTTCCCTCTGGAGATTCGGGATGCGGTCTATGGGCGATCGCAGACGCAGGAACACTCTGTGAAGCAAGAACTATGA
- a CDS encoding DUF554 domain-containing protein, with protein MLGTFVNGLAIILGSLLGLLCSKGIAEQYKETIIQGVGLCVILIGWKNGLLAENLLGVILSMVIGGLLGEWLQIEGRLEAMGQWLENKVGAKTGNTRSLARGFVTASLVYCVGSMAIVGSLESGLTGQHQTLFAKSILDGVISVVFASAMGIGVLFSSISVVLYQGSLTLAAVLLKPFLAPEAVTQMSSVGGLLIVAIGLNMLGIVKIRVGNLLPAIFLPLVYHIVLQLMG; from the coding sequence ATGTTGGGGACGTTCGTCAATGGCTTGGCCATTATTCTGGGGAGCCTCTTGGGGCTCCTTTGCAGTAAAGGCATTGCCGAGCAGTACAAAGAGACCATTATTCAGGGCGTGGGGCTCTGCGTTATTCTCATTGGCTGGAAAAACGGGCTCCTGGCCGAAAACCTACTGGGAGTGATTCTCTCCATGGTGATCGGGGGCCTGCTGGGGGAGTGGCTGCAGATTGAAGGGCGTCTCGAGGCCATGGGCCAGTGGCTTGAAAACAAGGTGGGCGCGAAAACCGGCAATACCCGGTCGCTTGCCCGTGGTTTTGTCACTGCCAGCCTGGTTTACTGCGTGGGGTCCATGGCCATTGTCGGCTCGTTGGAAAGTGGCCTGACCGGCCAGCACCAGACACTGTTTGCCAAGTCGATTCTTGATGGCGTTATTTCGGTGGTTTTTGCCTCGGCCATGGGCATTGGGGTGCTTTTTTCCAGCATTTCCGTGGTGCTCTATCAGGGGAGCTTGACCCTTGCAGCCGTTTTACTCAAACCCTTTCTTGCACCGGAAGCTGTCACTCAGATGAGCTCCGTTGGGGGGCTGCTGATCGTGGCCATTGGTTTGAATATGCTGGGTATTGTCAAAATCCGGGTGGGCAATCTT